The following nucleotide sequence is from Myxococcus stipitatus.
GGCCGCGGGCAGGTCGCGGATGTAGACGATGGGACAGGCGTGCCGCGCCAGGTGCGCGAGCAGCTCCTCGAAGCTCTCCGCCGCCTGACGCTGGGTGCTGCGCGCCAGGATGTTGGCGACGGACACCTCCACCAGCCGCGCATGGGCCAGCTCGGCGTCCACGCGGCCCTCGGCGATGCGCCGCGCCACCTCCTGCACCAGCGCGCTCTTGCCCACGCCGGGGTCGCCGGCCAGCAGGGGATGCTTGCCGCCACGCGTCAACAGCCCCAATACCTCCGTCACGGCCGCGTCGACGCCGTGGGCCGCCGGCAGCCGGCCCTCCCGGGCCAGCGCGGTCAGGTCCCGGTCGATGAGCCGCTCCTGGTCCTCGCTCTTCCTCGTCGCCATGTCTCGTCAGCCGCCCCCTCGCCGGAGTGCGCACTCTAACCGCTGAACCGCCGTGGTGAGCGCGCAATCCCTGCGCGTCGCCGCCCTGGCTCCAGGGCGGCCCCTCGGGCCAGCGCGACGACGCGGCCGACGTCAAGGCGCGGGGGGCAGGGCCGTTCCCGGCTCCGCATGCGGGATGGCCCGGAGGTACTCGTAGATGGCCCTCAGGTCGTCGTCCCGCATCTTCGCGTAGATGGGCCAGGGCATGAACTGCAGGATGTGCCCGTCCTCCGCCCGACCGGTGCGCATCCGCGCCAGGAAGACCTCGAAGGTCATTCCGCCGGGGCGCCCCTGCCCATCGGGCGTGAGGTTGGTGGAGACGACGCCCGGTGCGAGCGCCATTCCACCCGCGAGGAAGTTCGCGGAGTTGATCTGTCCGAACTGCCCCTGGAACGGGTCGCTCCCGGTCGAGAAGGGCGGGTTGGTATGGCAGTCGTTGCACGCCGACTGCGCGTTGACGATGTAGCTGCCCAACCCCACGAGGTTGCGATCCAACCCGGTCAGGTTGAGCTGGACGGGGGACATGGCCACGCCCTTGTCGATGCGGTCCTGGTCCTCGGTGCCCACGGGCGTCTGGGTCTGCTGGTCCGAGGGGGCGTCACTCGCGTCGTCGCCGCAACCCGCCGCGATGCCACCGGCGATGGAGATGAGCGCCACCCCGGCCGCTACCCGGAGTCCCATCTGGATGTGCTTCATGTGTGTGTGCTTCCTTTCCCTTCACCGGGTTTTCCCGGCTGGGGAGGAGGCTAGGAATGGCGGGGCGGGGGGCCATGCTGCGTGAGGGGGTCACCCGGCGTCATCGGGTGGACAGGCTCTCGGGGGTTTCCCGGAGGAAGGGAGCGGAAGTCGGAGGACTCGAACCTCGAGCCGGAAGGCCGGCTCGCACCCGTTAGCAGCGGGGCCTGGCGCCATCGCCAGTCCAACTTCCAGGAGGACGTCACCTGGGCGGCGGAGCGGAGCAGGGTGGAGTCGAACCACGGTCCCCGAAAGGACCTCCTGGCTTCCAACCAGGCGGCCGGCCACCCGGCCCGCATGCTCCATGTACGACGGACGACAAAGAGGAAGGCAGGGGACTCGAACCCCGAGCGCGCGAAGTCGCCCGCATCGTTTTCGAAACGAGCCGCCGGCCTCCGGCGTCGACCTTCCAGACAGGGATTTGCCGGCAGCAGTGTTCCCGCCTGCCGGCGCGCGGGGAGGCTCCTCGTGGGCGGAGGGTCGCCTCTGGCGGCCCTCCTCACCCCGCCCGCGTCCCGTCTTCACGGGGCGGGTGGGGCGGAAGGCCACCTCGGGTGGCCCTCCTTGCCCTCGCGCCTCACTCCTCCAACTCGACGTGCCAGTACGCCACGTCGTTCATGAACTTGGCCCACGTCATGGGCATGCCCTTCTCGAACATGAACGTCAGCCGCAGCGTGTTCGAGAGCTTCTTGGGCTTCACCGGCGTGGAGCGCAGCTCCATGCGCGCGACCTGGGGCGTGCGGTTGCCCTTCTTCTGGTTGCAGGGCACGCAGGAGATGACGATGTTCTCCCAGCACGTCCGGCCACCCTGGGCCCGGGGCACGACGTGGTCGTACGTCGCCTCGGCGCGCGACACCTTCAGGCCGCAGTACTGACAGCGGCAGTTGTCGCGCAGGTACACGTTCTCCCGGCTGAACTTCACGCCCTTGGGGCCCTTGCGCAGCCCGCGCACGAAGCGGATGACGGACGGCATGCGGATCTCCACCGTCACCGAGCGCACGAAGCGGTCCTCGTACTCCTCGACCACTTCCACCTTGCCCTGGAAGATGAGCATCACCGCGCGCTGCCAGGGAATCCGCGCGACGGGTTCGTAGGCTTGACTGAGGACCAGCGTCTCCATGACACGGCACCTTTCGGCTGTATCCGCGGCGAGAGTCGAACTCGCACTGAGCCGGGTTTGAGCCGGCGGCCTCTCCCGTTTGGGCTACGCGGATGGACTGCGGGAGCTACGACGGACTGCGACTGCGTGACGACGAGTGCCGAAGGCGGGAGTCGAACCCGCGACCTCCAGGTTCTCGACCTGGCGCCTCTACCTATTGGGCTACTCCGGCATGAAGCAGGGGACTTCGAGTGCACGCCCCGGGGATCGAACCCGGCGAGAACGGTGTGTGGGACCGTCGCCGTCTCCAGCTGGCTCGGCGTGCGAGGGAGGTGATGAGAGGGATTGCGGAGCAGGGAGTCGAACCCTGGGGCTCCGGCTTATGAGGCCAGATGGGGCACCGGCCCCACACCGCAGCGAAGACGTCGGTTGCTCCCGGCAGGATTCGAACCTGCGACCTCGCGCTTAGGACGCGCCTGCTCTGGTTCCACTGAGCTACGGGAGCGATGGAGAAACGAAGTGTCCCCGGCAGGGCTCGAACCTGCGACCTCACGGTTCGGAACCGTGCGCTCTATTCCGACTGAGCTACGAGGACGGATGGAACCGCCGGGACTCGAACCCGGACCGCTCGGGTGCAGACCGAGTGCTCTCCCATTGAGCTACGGACCCATGACGGACGACGAGTGCCCCCGGTCGGCTTCGAACCGACGACCTCCGGTTTACGAAACCGGCGCTGCTGCCAGCTGAGCTACAGGGGCGAGAGCAGGCCGCCAGGGAATCGAACCCCGCCCGCCCGGATTTGGAGTCCAAGCTGCTCCCAGAGCGCGGCCTATGAGCCATGAGACGAACCGTGTGCTGCGACTTGCCAGCCCTCGGAATCGAACCGAGTCCTCCCGCTCTTCAGACGGGCGCGCGGACCACCTACGCCAGGTTGGCATGTGACGATGAGGCCAGTACGGGAGTCGAACCCGTCCCGAGCGGTTTTGCAGACCGCCGCCACCCCGGGAGGAACTGGCCATGAGTGCTACGTGAAGCTCCCCAGGAGGGATTCGAACCCTCATCCTTGCGGTTAACAGCCGCCTGCTCCGCCATTGAGCTACCGGGGAATGGAGTACCTCCGGAGGGATTCGAACCCTCGCCGTCCGCTTAAGAGGCGGATGCTCTTCCAATGAGCTACGGAGGCTTGTCGCCCGTCGCCCCACGCATGGGCGGACGACAGACATTCACCACGACGATTCAGTTGTCAGTGAACTGGATGCTGCTCGAGTCGGGGCACCCGGACTCGAACCGGGACCGCTCGCATATCAGGCGAGCACTCTGCCTTTGAGCCATGCCCCGTGGACTGCATGAGAGGAATTGCGAGACTTCATGGGGACGCTGGGAGTTGAACCCAGTGGGCCTGTCGGGCTCGGGCTCTACAGGCCCGCGCGCCTCCCTAGCGCTCTACATCCCCTGAGGAGTGGGAGCCCTGAAAGCCGAGAGGCCGGGTCCCCTGGATGGGAGCCCGGCCTCCGCGTGGCTTGGCGCGCCAGTGAAGGAGCGCGAGCGTCAGCAGGGTACGGGCGGATGACCGCCAATCCGGTCGAATCCCACGATGGACTTCGAACCGATGCTCACGAGGGAGCGGGAGGCGGCGTCGAGGTGGGGCCAGAGGTTGTTGCGATAGCTGCGCTTCATCGGGTTCATCCGCATCGTCAACGTCGTCATGGTCGCCGCCGCTCCTTTCTTCGGGAAATCTACGGGGATTGAATCTCGTCCCTGACACGACGCGATTTTCTTCTGGGGCTTCGCGCCGCGGTTCTCGTGGGGCTGTGGTGGGCGCCCGTGTGCCTTGTCTGGGCTGGCAGCGTAACCAACCTGCCTACGGAACCGGCTCTCCCGCCCTTCGTGTGGTTTCCCTCGGGGGAATAGGCAGGCACGGCAAGCTGCCAGCTGGGCGAATACACCCTGGGAATGGAAACGCTGTACCCACTTCCTGGATGTCGGGTGGGCCGGGTGCCCTCCGGTAGCTCGGAGGCGCTCGTGCTCGGGGTGCGCATGGAGGGCACGGGAGCGCGATGTCCCTCCTGCCAGACGCCAAGTACCTCGGTGCATGGCAGCGATGTCCGACGCCCGGCGGACCTGCCCGCCGCAGGGCAGGCCGTGCAACTCGAACTCCGCGTGCGGCGCTTCATCTGCCGAAACCCGGAATGCTCTCGCCGTACGTTCGCTGAGCGGCCGATGTGGCTGCTGTCCTACCGGGCTCGGCGGACACGGAGGCTGGCCGCCGCGCAGCGCGCCGTTGCAATCACAGCGGGAGCAGAGACTGAAGCCAGGCTGCTCAAGCCCCTGGCCATGCCCACCAGTCCCGACACCCTCCGGCGGCTGATTCGCAGCGCTCGGCTGCCTCCTCCCAGCCCTGCTCGCGTCCTGGGCATCGACGACTGGGCGTTGCGGAAGGGACGCACCTACGGCTCCATCCTCGTCGACTTGGACGCGCACCGCGTCCGAGACGTGTTGCCAGACCGCTCGACTCCCACGGTGAGCGCCTGGCTGCGCCATCATCCTGGCGTGGAAGTCATCGCCAGAGACCGCTCGACAGAGTACGCACGCGCGGCGGTGCTGGGCGCTCCGGAGGCCCAGCAGGTGGCTGACCGCTGGCACTTGCTGCTCAATGGACGGCAGATGATGGAACGCTGGATGACCGGCGCTCACCCCCGCCTTCGAGCGCTGCCTGCCGTGTCGAATGGGGACGCTCCGCCAGCACGCCGTCACACCCGCTTCTCGCGAACTCACGCCGAAGCTCGCGCTCGAGAGGAGAGCCGCTCCCAGCGTGTCGCTGCCTACGAGGCCGTCCGGCGTCACCTGGCGGGGGAACCCCTGCTGAGAATCAGTCGCACGCTGGGGCTGGCCCGAGGGACGGTGCGCAAATATGCCGCCGCGGAAGCCTTCCCCGAGCGCGCGGCACGCGTGCCCGGACCGAGCATTCTCGACCCTTATCTGAAATACCTGACGCGGCGACACGCTGCGGGTTGTGAGAACGCCTGTAGCCTCTGGCGCGAAATTCGCGCCCAAGGTTTTCGTGGCACCTCGTGGCAGGTCCACCGTTGGCTCCAGATGCGACGGACCGTTCCGCCTCGCTCAGGGGCGCGCAGCTACCCCGGCGGCAACTGGTGGTCGGAGGGCATGCCTCCCGACGCGCTCGCCTCGCCGAAGCAATTGGCATGGCTGTGCGTGAAGAGACCCGCCGAGCGGACCTCCACGGAGGCCGCGACGTTGGCGCGCATCGAGCAGGACGAGGAAGCCTCGCGTGTCGTCGCATTGACTCGGCGCTTCTGTGAACTCGTGCGCTCGCGGGGCGTCTCACGAAGCGCAAGGCCAACGAGGTCCTGTAGACCCTTCGAGGCGTGGCTGGGCAAGGCTCGCGGGTGCGGTGTGCGCGCAGTGGAGACCTTTGCGGAGGGACTCGAACAGGACGGCGATGCCGTCCGGGCCGCACTGACCTCTCCCTGGAGTAACGCCCAGGCCGAGGGGCAAATCACGAAGCTCGAACTCCTCAAACGTCAGATGTACGGCCGCGCCAGCTTCGACCTGCTGCGTCGTCGCGTGCTGCTCACCGTTTGAACCTACGGCCCACACGAAGTGCGGGAGAGCCACGGAACCGGGCCACGCCCAGCAGGGGCTACCGCCCCCGGGACTGACGCCTCCCCACATGAAGTGGAGAGGCGCCTCACTCCTCACCGCGCGGTGCGCCGCTTCCGCGACTCGACCGCCAGCATCACCAGCACCAGCAGCCCGAACACCGACGTCCCGCTCCCAGAGCTGCTGCATCCGCCACCCTCATTGTTCCCACCCGAAGCGGGAGGCGCCACGCAGACACCCGCGTTGCACGTCCCACCCTCGCCGCAGTCCGACGACTGTCGGCACTCAGGCTCGGGCTGGGGATTCGGCGTCGTGGAGGTGACCGTCACCGAGGTCGTCCCCGTCACGCTCCCCACGGTGACCTGGATGGTGTTCGAGAAGGTGCCCGCCACCGAACCGGCGGTGAAGACACCGGAGGCGTCGATGGAGCCTCCACCGTTCACCACCTTCCACGTGGCCGGGTACTTGGTCGTCTCGTTGCCTTGCACGTCGAACGCCTGCACGCGGAGGGTCACCGAGCCCCCCGCGGGAAGCGTGGGGTTCTGCGGCGTGAGGACGACGCGGCTCGGCTCGCCGGGCTCGGGCTGGGGATTCGGCGTCGTGGAGGTGACCGTCACCGAGGTCGTCCCCGTCGCGCTCCCCACGGTGACCTGGACGGTGTTCAAGAAGGTGCCCCCCACCGTGCCCGCGCTGAAGACGCCCGAGGCGTCGACAGTGCCTCCACCATTCACCACCTTCCACGTGGCCGGGAAGGCGGGCGCCTCGTTGCCGTACATGTCGAACGCCTGCGCGCTGAAGGTCACCGTGCCCCCCGCGGGAAGCGTGGGGTTCTGCGGCGAGAGGACGACCCGGCTCGGCGCGGCGGCCACCACGGAGACGGAGGTCTGCTCCGCCATTCCCCCCATGGTGACCTGCACAGTCCCAGAGAAGGCCCCCACCATGATGCCCGCGGTGAACACACCCGCGCCATCGATGGAGCCTCCGCCATTCACCACCTTCCAGCTCGCCGGCGCCGAGGTGACCTCGTTGTCGTACGCATCGAACGCCTTCGCGCTGAACGCCACCGAGCCCCCCGCGGCGACCGTCGGTCCCTGCGGAGAGAGGGTGATGCGGCTCACGGCGCCCGGCGTGACGGTGACGCTGGTCGTCTTCGTCACTCCCGCCACGGTGACCTGGATGGTGTCCGCGTACGTCCCCGCCACCGTGCCCGCGGTGAAGACACCCGCGGCGGTGATGCTGCCTCCACCCTTCACGACGCTCCACGAGGCCGTGAACGAGGTGACTTCGTTGTCATACGCATCGAAAGCCTTCGCCTTGAACGGCACGGTGCCCTTCACGACGACGGAGGAGTCCACCGGGGAGATCTCCACGCGGCGGATGGCGGCGGGCTTCACGTAGATGGTGGCATTGAGCGTGAGGTGGTCCACGGTGACGCTCACGCTGTTGGTATACGTCCCCGCGACCCTGGGCGCGGTGAAGAGCCCCTCGGACGTGATGGACCCCGCGCCCGGCGTCACCACGGACCACGTCGGGGAGAGGGGGCGCGGGTTGCCATCCCCGTCGAACCCCATCACCCCGAACTGCTGCGTGCCCTGGGGCTCCAGCGTGGCGAAGGGCGGAGTGAGCGCGAGCCTCGACAGCGGCCCTGGAAGAACCGTGACGTCCACGGGCCGAGACATGCCCTCCATCGTCGCCTTCACGCCGCCAGGATAGAATCCCGCCGCCGTGCCGACCTTGAGCAGGCCATTGGAGGTGATGGTCCCCAGGGCGGAGTTGGTGACAGCCCAGGTCGGAACCGAGTCCCGCTTGTTACCCCACAGGTCGAATCCATACGCCTTGAACTGGAGGGTCTCCCGCGTCTTCACCTCGTTGACGTCGGGCACCACCTCGACGCGCCAGAGCGGGCCCGGAGTCACCGTGACATCCATCGTCGCCGAGAGCCCTCCGTACGAGGCCTGGATGGTTCTCGGGAAGTGGCCCGCGACCGTCCCCGCGTTGAAGCGGCGCGCGGCGTCGATGGTGCCGCCTCCTCCGACGACCCTCAAGTCGATGTCGGCAGTCACGAGGTTCCTCGCGCGGTCGAGGGCCACTGCGGTGACCACCTCCTTGGAGTTCGCGGCCAACGTAAGGTGCTCAGGTGTCAATTCGATGCTGTGCACCGGCCCCGGCTGGACGGTCACGCTCGCAAAGGCATACATTCCACCCGCTTCGACCTGGACGCCCTGGACATTGGCTGTGACATAGGTATTCGCGGTGAAGAAACCGCTGTCCGAGATGGAGCCTATCCCCGCGTTGCTCGTGGCCCACCGGAAGGTCGTCGGGACTTCATGGCCGCAAGCCTCCAGGACCTTCGCCGAGAACTGCTGCGTCTCACCGATGCGCAACGTCAGCTGCGACGGAGTCAGCGTCAGCGACTGGATGGCCCCCAGCGTCACCGTCACATCCACCGAGGCGGAAAGCGCCCCCGTCTTCGCGACCACCGCTCCAGGAAACGAACCGAGGGCACACCCCAAGGTGAGTGTTCCGCTCGAATCGATGGTCCCCACCTCGGCGGGGACCGACCAGGTGACGACGGCATGGGGAAGCTCCAGGCCCTCCGCGTCGAAGACCCTCGCGGTGATGGAATTCCTCGCCTTGCCAGGCGCGGTGATGGAGTCCCGGTCCAGCACCAGGGACGCGGCGGGGATGGGGACATAGGGGAAGGCCCCCATGTCCGTCCCATCCGACGCGGCATTGCGACAAGGAGAGGTCTCGAGAACCGTCAGGTGGCGCGGGCTGACGAAGAGCGGGTCCTCGGTGAGGCTCCCTGGGCCCAGCGTGGGGTTCCCCTTGTAGTTGCTGGTATGGTCCCACACCGCGTTGTGATGGATGGAGATGTTGGACGCCGCAACGACCTCGATGCCCGTGTATTGGTTGGACTTGATGATGTTGTCGCGAATCTCCACGGAGTTCTGCGGCTGGGTGGCGACATAAAATCCTCCCCACGCGTTGTTGATGATGGTGTTGTGGAAGATGGACGCGGAGGCGTTGGCGATGTGAAAGCCACCCGCCAACGCGGGGGCAGACCGCGAGCTGTCGCGCACCAGACTGTAGGAGACCTTCACGACGCCCCCGGTGGCCTCGACCGCGTTGGTGCATCTCTGGAGCGTGCCTCTCTCGAAGGTGAGCGAGCCGCCCGCGACCCTCAGACAGGTGTAGCCCTCCTTGAAGGTGGAGCCCGTCACGGTCGCGGTGGCGGAGTCGTACGTAGAGACTCCCCCGTTCGTCGCGGTGACATTCTTGGCCGTGAGGGTACTGTTTCCCCGGGCCTCCAGCCTCACTCCCGACAGGGTGACGTTCTCGACCGTGGCGGAGCTGTCGTCCTCGGTCGTGATGGAGATGGCTCCCGTCACGGTGGAGTCCTTGAATGTGGCGGAGCCAGTCCCCTTGACCCAGTACACGGAAGTCGGCGCCGACAGGGTGGAATCCTGGAACGTGGCCGTGCCCCGGATGACAAGCGCCCCCTTCACCGCGGCGTGTTTGAAGCTCGCCTCACCTTGGAGCTCGGCCACCTCAGCGGAATACTCGCGTTGGAACGTGACGGGCGCGTCGACAGTCCCTTCGACTCTCAGGGTGCCCGCGATGATGACCTTCACCGGCACACTCAGGCCCCCTCCGGGCGCCGCCTTCAGGTGCTTGACGGTGAGGCTGGCGCCGGGCGCGAGCGTCAGGGAGACACCCGCGGAGACCAGGAGGTCTCCGGTGACGATGTTGTCTCCGGTCAACGTCCTGTCCGAGCGCAGGATGCCCTCGAGGAGGGGGTGGGCTGGATGTCCCGCATAGGGGAGGGCCCCCAGGTCCGTCCCATCCGAGGCGGCGTTCCTCGCGGGAGAGTTCTCCGAGAGGCTGGCGAAGCCCTGGAGGAGCGGATTGGCGTTCACGCTCCCTTCCCCGGGACTGACACCG
It contains:
- a CDS encoding right-handed parallel beta-helix repeat-containing protein; amino-acid sequence: MLPAVALATNVPGGVLASDTTWTPAGNPWTLQGTLTIPEGVTLTLEPGVSVVTADSTVYVEVYGSLVAVGTSASPISIQLQASGLYVRGSVVADHLTVVGGKPAIRVVGSGSATFNHSRMTSGAPSFSISGEGSLDFENGVFNDCQQVMSTTGGTSTLRSSVIHGCTPTSTAALISIVNQLPKVTLVHNTFFDNRGSAIDGSMTGPTNVSITLHDNIIVGSGSYGVRLTNVLAPVIHHNVVWGFTNANYVGVSPGEGSVNANPLLQGFASLSENSPARNAASDGTDLGALPYAGHPAHPLLEGILRSDRTLTGDNIVTGDLLVSAGVSLTLAPGASLTVKHLKAAPGGGLSVPVKVIIAGTLRVEGTVDAPVTFQREYSAEVAELQGEASFKHAAVKGALVIRGTATFQDSTLSAPTSVYWVKGTGSATFKDSTVTGAISITTEDDSSATVENVTLSGVRLEARGNSTLTAKNVTATNGGVSTYDSATATVTGSTFKEGYTCLRVAGGSLTFERGTLQRCTNAVEATGGVVKVSYSLVRDSSRSAPALAGGFHIANASASIFHNTIINNAWGGFYVATQPQNSVEIRDNIIKSNQYTGIEVVAASNISIHHNAVWDHTSNYKGNPTLGPGSLTEDPLFVSPRHLTVLETSPCRNAASDGTDMGAFPYVPIPAASLVLDRDSITAPGKARNSITARVFDAEGLELPHAVVTWSVPAEVGTIDSSGTLTLGCALGSFPGAVVAKTGALSASVDVTVTLGAIQSLTLTPSQLTLRIGETQQFSAKVLEACGHEVPTTFRWATSNAGIGSISDSGFFTANTYVTANVQGVQVEAGGMYAFASVTVQPGPVHSIELTPEHLTLAANSKEVVTAVALDRARNLVTADIDLRVVGGGGTIDAARRFNAGTVAGHFPRTIQASYGGLSATMDVTVTPGPLWRVEVVPDVNEVKTRETLQFKAYGFDLWGNKRDSVPTWAVTNSALGTITSNGLLKVGTAAGFYPGGVKATMEGMSRPVDVTVLPGPLSRLALTPPFATLEPQGTQQFGVMGFDGDGNPRPLSPTWSVVTPGAGSITSEGLFTAPRVAGTYTNSVSVTVDHLTLNATIYVKPAAIRRVEISPVDSSVVVKGTVPFKAKAFDAYDNEVTSFTASWSVVKGGGSITAAGVFTAGTVAGTYADTIQVTVAGVTKTTSVTVTPGAVSRITLSPQGPTVAAGGSVAFSAKAFDAYDNEVTSAPASWKVVNGGGSIDGAGVFTAGIMVGAFSGTVQVTMGGMAEQTSVSVVAAAPSRVVLSPQNPTLPAGGTVTFSAQAFDMYGNEAPAFPATWKVVNGGGTVDASGVFSAGTVGGTFLNTVQVTVGSATGTTSVTVTSTTPNPQPEPGEPSRVVLTPQNPTLPAGGSVTLRVQAFDVQGNETTKYPATWKVVNGGGSIDASGVFTAGSVAGTFSNTIQVTVGSVTGTTSVTVTSTTPNPQPEPECRQSSDCGEGGTCNAGVCVAPPASGGNNEGGGCSSSGSGTSVFGLLVLVMLAVESRKRRTAR
- a CDS encoding ISL3 family transposase, with translation METLYPLPGCRVGRVPSGSSEALVLGVRMEGTGARCPSCQTPSTSVHGSDVRRPADLPAAGQAVQLELRVRRFICRNPECSRRTFAERPMWLLSYRARRTRRLAAAQRAVAITAGAETEARLLKPLAMPTSPDTLRRLIRSARLPPPSPARVLGIDDWALRKGRTYGSILVDLDAHRVRDVLPDRSTPTVSAWLRHHPGVEVIARDRSTEYARAAVLGAPEAQQVADRWHLLLNGRQMMERWMTGAHPRLRALPAVSNGDAPPARRHTRFSRTHAEARAREESRSQRVAAYEAVRRHLAGEPLLRISRTLGLARGTVRKYAAAEAFPERAARVPGPSILDPYLKYLTRRHAAGCENACSLWREIRAQGFRGTSWQVHRWLQMRRTVPPRSGARSYPGGNWWSEGMPPDALASPKQLAWLCVKRPAERTSTEAATLARIEQDEEASRVVALTRRFCELVRSRGVSRSARPTRSCRPFEAWLGKARGCGVRAVETFAEGLEQDGDAVRAALTSPWSNAQAEGQITKLELLKRQMYGRASFDLLRRRVLLTV
- a CDS encoding HNH endonuclease, whose amino-acid sequence is METLVLSQAYEPVARIPWQRAVMLIFQGKVEVVEEYEDRFVRSVTVEIRMPSVIRFVRGLRKGPKGVKFSRENVYLRDNCRCQYCGLKVSRAEATYDHVVPRAQGGRTCWENIVISCVPCNQKKGNRTPQVARMELRSTPVKPKKLSNTLRLTFMFEKGMPMTWAKFMNDVAYWHVELEE
- a CDS encoding cytochrome C translates to MKHIQMGLRVAAGVALISIAGGIAAGCGDDASDAPSDQQTQTPVGTEDQDRIDKGVAMSPVQLNLTGLDRNLVGLGSYIVNAQSACNDCHTNPPFSTGSDPFQGQFGQINSANFLAGGMALAPGVVSTNLTPDGQGRPGGMTFEVFLARMRTGRAEDGHILQFMPWPIYAKMRDDDLRAIYEYLRAIPHAEPGTALPPAP